The window TTCCACCAGACTGTAACGGCCACCGGCAGACTCTCCAGTGCGGAACCTAACTTGCAAAACATCCCCATCCGTTTGGAGTCCGGCAGGCGCATTCGGAAGGTTTTTGTTCCCCGCCAAAGGGGCAATTTAATTCTGACGGCGGACTACTCTCAAATTGAATTAAGAATTTTAGCTCACGTTTCCCAGGACGCCAGTTTCCTGGACGCCTTCCGGCAGGGCCAGGATATACACACCCGGACGGCGTCCGAAGTTTTCGGCGTGTCCATGGATGAGGTTACGCCACAGTTGCGCGGCCGGGCCAAGGCGGTAAATTTCGGCATTGTTTATGGCATCAGTGATTTCGGCTTAGCCAGGGACTTGAGAGTGAGCCGGAAGGAAGCCAAGAGTTACATTGACAGTTATTTCGCCCGCTGTCCCGGTATACAAAACTACATCCACCGGGTTATTCAGGAGGCCAAAGAACAGGGTTATGTAACCACCCTGTTAAACCGCCGCCGTTACCTGCCGGAATTGTTTAGCTCCAACTACAATATCCGGAGTTTTGGGGAGCGCGCCGCCATGAACACGCCCATCCAGGGGACTGCCGCGGACATTATTAAAATGGCCATGGTGAGAGTGCACCAGGAATTGCGGGAACAGGATTTAAAGGCTAAAATGGTTTTGCAGGTTCATGATGAATTGATTTTTGATGTCCCGGAGCAGGAAGTGGAAAAGCTTGCGGCTTTGGTTCGGCAATATATGGAAAGTGCTTTGCAAATGGATGTTCCCCTGGTGGTGGATATTAAAATAGGACCCAACTGGTACGATAAGAGACCTCTTTAACATCAACCTTCTCTTGGAGGTGTTCAACTTGCCTGAATTACCCGAAGTCGAAACCGTGGTCCGTTCTCTGGAAAAAAATTTGGCCGGTCTTACCATTACCGGTGTGGATATCTTCATGCCCAAAATTATTCGTTCTCCAAAACCGGAAATCTTCACGGAACAAATTGTGGGGAAGCAGATCTTAAAAAAATTGGGCCGTCGGGGTAAGTATTTGTTAATCCATTTAAGCCATCATGTAACGCTGGTAGTTCATCTGCGTATGACCGGACGGCTGGTATACTGCGAAGCCGGGACACCCCTGGAAAAACACACTCATGTGGTGTTTCACCTGAACAATGATACCATGCTGAAATTTACGGATATTCGTCAATTCGGTCGGATGCTTCTGGTTCCCACCGATCAGCTTTCAGAAATCACCGGTTTAAAAAATCTGGGTTTGGAGCCTCTGGACCCTTCTTTTACCCGGGAATTTCTAAAAAAAGAACTGCGGCGCAAGAGAACCCGGATCAAACCCCTGCTGCTGGATCAGTATTTTATTGCGGGGCTGGGAAATATCTACGCCGATGAGGTGCTCTTCCAGGCCAAGGTCCATCCGGAACGGCTGGCCTTGGATTTATCCACCCGGGAAGTCTCAGGACTCCACCGGGCCATTGTGGAGATTATTTCCGGAGCCATTGAACACCGGGGCACCACCTTTCGGGATTATGTGGACAGCGAAGGCCGCTCGGGCGACTTTCAACATCATCTAAAAGTATACAATCGCGAGGGGTTCCCTTGCCCCCGTTGCGGTCAGCCCATTTCCCGCATTAAGATTGCCGGACGAAGTTCCTACTACTGCCCCTCCTGCCAAAAACTAAAATGATTCCAAGCACTCCTCTCTCTTTCCCCTCATAGACTGGGATGGTAAGAAAAGTCGACTGGAGGGAAAGACATGGAGTTTCTTACTTTGGTTGCCTTTGCCCTGGCTCTGAACATGGATGCTCTGGGCACGGGCGTGGCTTATGGCATTCGAAAAATACGGATTCCTTTTTCATCTCTGCTGATTATCAGCGGAATGTCCGTGATCACCATCCTCTTTTCAATGCTGTCCGGCCATTTGGTTTCTCAACTGTTTTCGCCGGCCTTTGCCCACAGGCTGGGCGGTATTATTTTGCTTTTGGTAGGAATTTGGATACTGGTGCAATCCATCCGGGAAAACAAGGCTGAAGATCATCCTGGGGACTCCAATGGTACCCTTCTGCAGATCCGAATTCAGGCCCTAGGGCTGGCTATCCAAATATTACGGGAACCCTGCCGGGCAGATCTGGACCGGTCCGGAGTTATTTCCTCCCGGGAGGCTATTTTGTTGGGAGTGGCTCTGTCCATGGATGCCTTTGGCGCAGGTTTTGCCGTCTCCATGTTTGGTTTCAGCCCCTATTTAACCGCCGGAATAGTGGGTATTGGACATATCGTACTTACCTATGCCGGCCTGTTGATGGGAAAGTATTTTTCTTACAGCTCTCTGGGCAGGCAGTTGGCCCTATTGCCCGGTTGTATCCTGATTGCCCTTGGTATTTTTAAAATTCGTTAGCAATTGCTGCAGGGACGTGTCCATCTTGATTATTGGTTTAACGGGAAGCATTGCCAGTGGTAAAAGTATGGTGGCAAAATATTTAAAGGAACTGGGAGCCCGGGTGATTGATGCGGACCGGGTGGCCCGGCAGGTGGTTATGCCCAATACCCCGGCTCTAAAGGAGATCGTGGACTCCTTTGGACCGGGTATTTTGACTGCGGAAGGGACACTGGACCGCCAAAAGCTGGCCTCCATTGTTTTTGCAGACCCGATAGCCCGGGAGAGATTGGAAAAGATTACCCATCCCCGCATTGAGGAAGAAGTAAACCGGCAAATAGAGGCTTTCTTTTCTAAAAATCCCCGGGGTATACTGGTCCTGGAAGTTCCCTTGCTGATCGAATCCGGTTGGCATCGGAAGGTGGATCAAATCTGGCTGGTTATGGCGGATGAGGAAATACAGTTGAAACGCCTTGCAGAAAGGGACAAGCTGACTCCTGAACAGAGCCGCCGGCGTGTGGCCAGCCAAATGCCTCAGGTTGACAAGGCAAAGTACGCTCAAGTGATCATTCACAACAGCGGTATTCCGGAGATTGCCTATGCTCAGGTGAAAGAAGCCTGGGCCAATGCAAAAAAACAATTAAATCATGATAAACCATTTTCTGGTATATAATAAACTAGTTAAATTTTGGTTGGAGTGATCCCTTTGGCCCTGCGCCCTAAGCATAAAGGTATTAAACGTAGACTATTGCTGCTTCTTCTTATATTTCTGATCTGGCTTGGCCACAAAGAGATTGGCCGCTGGTTCTATCCCTTTCCACATCAGGAAATAATTTATCATTACGCGGGAACCCATCAACTGGATCCGCTGCTGGTAGTGGCCATGATTAAAACGGAAAGCAACTTTGATCCCCAGGCCACTTCACCCAAGGGGGCCAGGGGGTTAATGCAAATCATGCCTGAAACGGGAGACTGGATTTCCCGTCAAATGACCGGAGAACCTTTACCGCCGGAGCAACTCTTTAATGCTGAAAAAAATGTCAGCCTGGGCACTTGGTATCTTTCGGATCTTTTAAAGGAGTACCAGGGAGATACCATTCTGTCCATTGCCGCTTACAATGCAGGCCGGGGGAACGTTCAAAACTGGCTCAAGGCCCAGCATTGGACCGGTGAACGGCATACCATTGATCAAATCCCCTTTCTGGAAACCCGGCAGTACATACGGCGGGTTTTATGGAACCACAAAGTCTACCATTATTTATACGGTGAAGGCGAAGCAAAGCTTAGCCTGGAAGGCCCAAAGAATATCGCAAAACTACTTTAGTAAAACCGTGCTAAGGAATAGACAGATAAACAACAAACAACCGGCTGCAGGAATAGAACACGGATTGAACGGATCATGCGGGATTCACACGGCTTTTAATAAAGATTATTAAATCCGTGTGAATCCGTGGAAAGCCGTAAAATCCGTGTTCTATGATTTTTTATGGCTGGTTGGCAACAATACCGTATAAAAAGGTATTGATGACTGTGGTAAAGGCCTCTTCGGCGGTAAGATTATGCTCCAGAACAAAATTGGGAGTCACAATGGCCTGGACCATTGCCAGCAAAGCCGCTGTTGCCACAACGGGATTGATCTCTTTAAAATAGCCCTGGCATCTGCCCTCCATGATTATTTTGATAATATGTTGGATCTTGTTAGCCCGAAGCTTTTCCACCTCTTCCCAAAGATGCGGGTAATACCTTTGTATATCGCTGAAAAGCCGGGGGTTAAACATTCTTAATCTGGCAGACAGGGCTTTAATGAAATGTGTGATCTTTTCTGCCGGGTCCTCGGAACTGGCCAGTGCCAGATCCACCTGTCTTTCGGTCTCCCGGATAAATTCCTGCAGCACGGTCTCAATCATTTCCTCTTTGCTGCTGAAATGACGGTAAATGGTTCGCTTGCTGATGCCATATCGCCCGGCCAGTTCATCCACCGTAGCGTTATAAAAACCTTTTTCTTCCACCAATTCTTTAAAAGCGAATAATATGCGATTGCGGGTCTTCAATGAAATCACCCTCTTTATGGTGTTTTTTAAGCAATTTTCTTTTTAAATTTAAGGATACTAATAGTAATCAAAACAACCGAGAAGGTTAATAAAGCCATTACCTGGGGGATTAAATATTGAATGCCGATGCCTTTTAATACAATGCCCCGGATAATGGTCAGATAAAAGGTCAGGGGAATTAAATTGCCAAGATATTGAATGATCTCCGGCATAGCTTCCCTGGGAAACATAAAACCGGAAAGTAAAATGCTGGGCAGCAGGACAAAAAAGGACATTTGAAAGGCCTGCATCTGGGTTTTGGCGATGTTGGAAATCAGTATGCCCAGACCCAGGGAAGCCGTGATAAAAAACAGGGTCAGGATATACAGCTGCAGCAGGCTGCCCCG is drawn from Desulforamulus ruminis DSM 2154 and contains these coding sequences:
- the ytaF gene encoding sporulation membrane protein YtaF, with the translated sequence MEFLTLVAFALALNMDALGTGVAYGIRKIRIPFSSLLIISGMSVITILFSMLSGHLVSQLFSPAFAHRLGGIILLLVGIWILVQSIRENKAEDHPGDSNGTLLQIRIQALGLAIQILREPCRADLDRSGVISSREAILLGVALSMDAFGAGFAVSMFGFSPYLTAGIVGIGHIVLTYAGLLMGKYFSYSSLGRQLALLPGCILIALGIFKIR
- the mutM gene encoding bifunctional DNA-formamidopyrimidine glycosylase/DNA-(apurinic or apyrimidinic site) lyase, producing the protein MPELPEVETVVRSLEKNLAGLTITGVDIFMPKIIRSPKPEIFTEQIVGKQILKKLGRRGKYLLIHLSHHVTLVVHLRMTGRLVYCEAGTPLEKHTHVVFHLNNDTMLKFTDIRQFGRMLLVPTDQLSEITGLKNLGLEPLDPSFTREFLKKELRRKRTRIKPLLLDQYFIAGLGNIYADEVLFQAKVHPERLALDLSTREVSGLHRAIVEIISGAIEHRGTTFRDYVDSEGRSGDFQHHLKVYNREGFPCPRCGQPISRIKIAGRSSYYCPSCQKLK
- a CDS encoding lytic transglycosylase domain-containing protein, translating into MALRPKHKGIKRRLLLLLLIFLIWLGHKEIGRWFYPFPHQEIIYHYAGTHQLDPLLVVAMIKTESNFDPQATSPKGARGLMQIMPETGDWISRQMTGEPLPPEQLFNAEKNVSLGTWYLSDLLKEYQGDTILSIAAYNAGRGNVQNWLKAQHWTGERHTIDQIPFLETRQYIRRVLWNHKVYHYLYGEGEAKLSLEGPKNIAKLL
- a CDS encoding TetR/AcrR family transcriptional regulator, with translation MKTRNRILFAFKELVEEKGFYNATVDELAGRYGISKRTIYRHFSSKEEMIETVLQEFIRETERQVDLALASSEDPAEKITHFIKALSARLRMFNPRLFSDIQRYYPHLWEEVEKLRANKIQHIIKIIMEGRCQGYFKEINPVVATAALLAMVQAIVTPNFVLEHNLTAEEAFTTVINTFLYGIVANQP
- the coaE gene encoding dephospho-CoA kinase (Dephospho-CoA kinase (CoaE) performs the final step in coenzyme A biosynthesis.), coding for MIIGLTGSIASGKSMVAKYLKELGARVIDADRVARQVVMPNTPALKEIVDSFGPGILTAEGTLDRQKLASIVFADPIARERLEKITHPRIEEEVNRQIEAFFSKNPRGILVLEVPLLIESGWHRKVDQIWLVMADEEIQLKRLAERDKLTPEQSRRRVASQMPQVDKAKYAQVIIHNSGIPEIAYAQVKEAWANAKKQLNHDKPFSGI